The proteins below come from a single Aegilops tauschii subsp. strangulata cultivar AL8/78 chromosome 6, Aet v6.0, whole genome shotgun sequence genomic window:
- the LOC109763637 gene encoding uncharacterized protein, protein MPPFRRDRARPSATPPPYTNGWLWRHQQRHRTRRAGAEGKKALPGVSSSATDIVRCGATCSHSVNAVATHADAISRSLPPPAQFLPHLALGFFHQEARAPRASPALPPRFVPTEAASRLLGPRPQLEHVAAGLFDHARPVASRNGRVVLELRREARADGLTLSVCNPMTGEISMLPPLSGDHCPGHYVCAILTGDDLDVPAPSGFFRVLLVYNRRSFTALRSCSSADADAGVACRWGPEERKPGAKISANMLRGLGHAVVVGGAAYWPMHHEALGVRLDGPPSEPMDMCPVPYRQSHYYAGERLLGTSADGKRLSFLYVGFLGCTDFFIYIETQTAAGGEWEGHEQARLKLISLPELGITMKTAFKLRWFGEKSGTLMFTVGEGGGCTSQGVFMLNITTGCLEKLADGVECHAWKYLCGYEMDREALIASSVDRS, encoded by the coding sequence ATGCCGCCGTTTCGACGGGACCGCGCCCGTCCCTCGGCGACGCCACCACCGTACACCAACGGGTGGCTGTGGCGGCACCAGCAACGACACCGGACCAGGCGCGCCGGCGCCGAGGGAAAAAAGGCTCTGCCTGGCGTGTCCTCGTCCGCCACCGACATCGTCCGCTGCGGGGCGACGTGCAGTCACTCGGTAAACGCCGTGGCCACGCACGCCGACGCCATCTcccgctctctgccgccgcccgCGCAATTCCTCCCCCACCTCGCCCTCGGCTTCTTCCACCAGGAAGCCCGCGCCCCCCGCGCCTCCCCCGCGCTGCCGCCGCGCTTCGTCCCGACGGAAGCCGCCTCGCGCCTCCTGGGCCCCCGCCCCCAGCTCGAACACGTCGCCGCCGGGCTGTTCGACCACGCCCGCCCTGTCGCATCCCGCAACGGCCGTGTTGTCCTGGAGCTCCGGCGCGAGGCGCGCGCCGACGGCCTTACGCTCAGCGTGTGCAACCCCATGACGGGGGAAATCTCCATGCTCCCTCCGCTCTCCGGCGACCACTGCCCCGGGCACTACGTGTGTGCGATACTCACCGGCGACGACCTAGACGTGCCCGCGCCGTCGGGCTTCTTCCGCGTGCTCCTCGTCTACAACCGCCGTAGCTTCACGGCGCTGCGCTCCTGCTCCTCtgccgacgccgacgccggcgTCGCATGCCGCTGGGGGCCGGAAGAAAGGAAACCCGGCGCCAAGATCAGCGCCAACATGCTGCGCGGTCTTGGCCACGCCGTCGTGGTCGGCGGCGCGGCCTACTGGCCCATGCACCATGAGGCGTTGGGCGTGCGGCTCGACGGCCCGCCGTCGGAGCCGATGGATATGTGTCCGGTGCCCTACAGGCAGTCGCACTATTACGCCGGCGAGCGCCTGCTGGGCACCTCCGCGGACGGGAAGCGCCTGAGCTTCCTCTACGTGGGCTTCCTGGGATGCACGGACTTCTTCATCTACATCGAGACCCAGACGGCTGCCGGCGGGGAGTGGGAGGGGCACGAACAGGCCCGACTCAAACTCATCAGCCTACCCGAGCTCGGGATTACCATGAAAACCGCGTTTAAGCTGCGCTGGTTTGGCGAGAAGAGCGGCACGTTGATGTTCACCGTTGGAGAAGGAGGAGGGTGCACAAGCCAGGGCGTCTTCATGTTGAACATCACGACGGGATGCCTCGAGAAGCTTGCCGACGGCGTCGAGTGCCACGCGTGGAAATACTTGTGCGGCTACGAGATGGACCGCGAGGCGCTCATTGCGTCGTCCGTAGATCGGTCCTGA
- the LOC109763634 gene encoding uncharacterized protein: protein MVAMEAGAAPAPPVGPPRHRPGPPALHHPPTAPTRPTGSAHVSNSSCYSTCSGFHLLKISSIVTSASFYLAFTDQWCCCVNLCRCVELGGGFPVKKKVQRSAEDSSVVGATYEGEHNHLRPMGAASRACATRGRGLVLCSISINSSGPTTMLDLTKNGGGVQVVEAGEAQPDLKKVCREVASPEFRAALVLRPRSQTSSAPPASASGASAQRSSGICQDGIFRSLCVVGASSFTGKLLILGSDCVLM from the exons ATGGTCGCCATGGAGGCCGGCGCTGCACCTGCGCCGCCGGTTGGTCCTCCCCGACACCGTCCGGGCCCTCCTGCACTGCATCACCCTCCTACCGCGCCTACTAGACCTACAG GAAGTGCTCATGTATCAAATTCCAGTTGTTACTCAACCTGTAGTGGATTCCATTTGCTGAAGATATCGTCCATTGTCACCAGTGCATCCTTCTATCTGGCCTTCACTGATCAGTG GTGCTGCTGTGTGAATTTGTGCCGCTGTGTCGAATTGGGCGGAGGCTTCCCTGTCAAGAAGAAG GTGCAGAGAAGCGCGGAGGACAGCTCGGTGGTAGGGGCGACGTACGAGGGTGAGCACAACCACCTGCGCCCCATGGGGGCGGCGAGCCGAGCTTGCGCAACGCGGGGCAGAGGCTTGGTGTTGTGCTCCATCTCCATCAACTCCTCCGGCCCAACCACTATGCTGGACCTCACCAAGAACGGGGGAGGCGTGCAGGTCGTCGAGGCAGGGGAGGCGCAACCGGACCTGAAGAAGGTGTGCCGGGAGGTCGCGTCGCCAGAGTTCCGGGCGGCTTTGGTGCTCCGTCCAAGGAGTCAAACCTCATCCGcaccgcctgcttctgcttcggGTGCGAGCGCCCAGAGATCGTCAG GTATCTGTCAAGATGGGATATTCAGGTCGCTCTGCGTAGTGGGTGCCTCATCATTTACAGGAAAGTTATTAATTCTAGGAAGCGATTGCGTGCTCATGTAG